Part of the Oncorhynchus mykiss isolate Arlee chromosome 12, USDA_OmykA_1.1, whole genome shotgun sequence genome, caaaacacagcccctatttgaaatgtttcttaaatCCCCTATGGGGTAAAATGTATGGTGGAAaagattggaaccatttccgttTGATCTCTAGGTTTTATGACTGTATGCGGTGGATTAACACCAGATatatatctctagtttaaacaaactgatttttatggggatttttaaTTATGATAATTAGATTTCCGCAGGTGCGcggacatcgactctaggggtcttacacacacactcttataAGAACGTGCACACAAGTGTCCCTGAAACGCAAATACgtgtaaacaaacaaacactacTTCCTTATACACAGACAAAATGTAGATTCAAAGTAATGGTCACTGTAAAGTTGGATAAAAGGCAAATGCTACAGAACGTAGAATATAATTGTCATGTAAAATATGGAATCGTGTTGGCCACACATTGGGCCACAACATGTGCAATGTTCTGAATGTTTCATCTCATTGAATACATCCGAGAGCTACATGATatgcttagtgtgtgtgtgtgtgtgtaggggggtttaCATTTTGgattatattttttaaacctttatttaattaggcaagtcaattaacaactaattcttatttacaatgaatgcctaacccggccaaaccctaaccgagatgacactgggccaaatgtgcatcgccctatgggacttccagtCTCGGCCGGTTGTGAATCAGCctaggatcaaaccagggtctgtagtgatgcctctagcactgagctgctgtgccgtagaccgctgcgccactcgggatttGGTGTAAGATTGCTGGCAGGCACACCCCATGTGCTTTCAGTTCCCCCTATAGGCCAAAGAAACCAGACACATCTCAGTAAATGTTTGAGTCTGTCCCTGAGAGAAGACAATACATTGTCACATCACACCAGCCGTTTAGGGAGAGACCATGACACCACATACCTTACAGGCCCAACTCATTGAACAGACAATGTTGCACTGGCGAAAAGTCTTTATTGGAGTCAAATAGACGATGAACAGTACACATTTCAAACAGAAATAATCTTTGTCCTGTATACAAGATTCACTGGAGAATGTCAGAACCAGGAACCTGAATAGATATCTATAGTGCATATAACATATCTATTCAGTATttacagacagggagagataaaGGAAGAGGACAACTTTAGAATATCAGTGGTATGAATACGAAAATTATTGAATTTGAACCAATGCTATACGATGAGGCATTGTCCCAGAGAGGTGACCTGTACAGTGCATCGTTCTGTCTCTTCCCAGCTGTAGCATCACAGTAGACCGAACATCACATTTTACTCACCATCTCCTAGGTACACACATGACACAGTAGACTGGTGGACAGAGAAAAGAACACGCAGTAGCTTGTTATTTGTATTTTGACAACATTTTGGGACAAGCATGTGCAGCATTAACAGCTGCCTCTTCACTCACTTTCTCCTCGTGGGTATCAGGCAGAATACAACAGCAGTCCGTTGTGTTGGACAAGAGAGGCAACAGAATTGGCTGTACTCTAGTAACTCCCGCTAAGCCAAAGGAAATTACAACAAAAGACCCAGTATTGTGTTGGATTTCAGCATGGTAAACAAAGAGGACCTCTATACAAGGTGTCCCCAAAAGTGGTATTTTTTTATGGTACTGTACTAAGAACTGTTTCGGTCAACCCTTATCCTCAACCCAACCATGATACGCTAACATATCCCAATGGACTCTGGACCCAAAGAGGCACATCTCCCAGCCTTTTGGCAGGTTGAAAATCAGCACTGGTGACTAAGAGGTAAGCATTAGAGGTCACACTGATTCTGACTTTCAGAAACAAGGTTCATCCTCTACTGATCTGACGTGGAAGCATATGAAAGGTGAAAGCAACATGGGGGACTAGGTTCATACCTTCACTAAAACAACTGTCTTATGTTAATTTATCTTAATTCAACCGCGGAGGAGAGGAGATTAATTAGCCGTTAATGTAGATGAAGGAAAGAAGACGAGGAGAGGAAGCAACTTAAGACTTGTGAGGTGCCCCATCAGTCATCCCTCCTTCCTGTGGGGTCTAGTTGGTGGTAGTTGGGGTGACCTGTGAGGAGGAGCTGCTGCTTCCAGAGCTCTTGGTGGTCTTCTGCCCCCTGGTGGCGCTGGGCTGGCGTGGCACCCTCTGGCTGGAaccctctctgctcttctccccgTGGCCAGCACCCGTTTTACTACGCACTGCAAAAACAAAGAGACGGGTGAGAGGGATggtttgcagtgtgtgtgtgtgtgtgtgtgtgtagctgtcatGCAAGGCAAAATGGCTGTGTTTGGGGTGGGATAATAACATGCAGATGAGCATGTTCAGATGAGAGACCAATGAGACACTTATGAGAGCATGACAGACAGCAATGAAGATGGAACACTTTATTCAGTCTAGACTCTTCCTAAATCGCCCTATGGGGAAAATGTCCACCCCCTCAAGCAGGTGTATCAAATTCAAAACCATGCAGTCAAAAACTTTTTGTCAAATATAGCGCTGCAGTCTACATGAGTAGAGAAAACACAAAAACAGCAAGATGAGGTTAACGAACATACGCACATACACTCAGagtccagtttattaggtacacctatttagtaccgggtcggaccccTCTTTATCTCCAGAACAGCCAGAATTCTTTGGGCCATGGaaatgttgctcaattggtatcaagggacctaacgtgtgccaggaaaacattccccacaccattacaccaccagtctgtactgttgacaccaggcaggatggggccatggactcatgttgcttacgccaaatcctgactctgccatcagcatgacgcaacaggagcCAGGATTCGTCGGTCCAGGCAAtgcttttccactcctcaattgtccagtgttggggATCATatgcccactggagccactttttgttttagctgataggagtggaacccagtgtggtcgtctgctgcaatagctcATCCGTGAAAGGACAGACATGTTTTGTGTTCCAAGAtaccgttctgcacaccactgttgtactgctctgttattttcctgtttgtggctcacctgttagcttgcacaacTATTGACATTCTCCTTCGACTTCTCATTAacaagctgttttcacccacaggactgctgctgaTTGGATGGTTTTTGTTTGCTGCACTATTCTCGGTAAAGCCTAGACTGTTGTGTGTGAGATACTTGAAACGGTGTGTCTGGCACTGACGATCATGCCACGCTCAAAGTCGCTGAGGTCACTCGTTTTAGCCATTTTAatattcaatcgaacagtaactgaatgtctcgatgcctgtctgcctgctttatatagcaagccacggccacgtgactccCTGTCTGTAGGAGCAACCCATTTTCATGAACAGGGCGGTGTACctaatacactgagtatacctgagtccacacgcacacacactgtgaagCTCCTACACACTCTACAAGTAAACTCAGTGCACAAGGTGAAGACATTGAAGTACTGGAGCCGGACGGGCAAAAAAACTGAGAGGTTCAAGAGtttctggagagagatggagggatagagggaagaaaATGAGTGAGTGAAAAGGGGACCttgagagtgaggagaggaggtgtcgTAGACCATCTTAGAGTTGACCCTGGTGGGCCTGGGGCCagcagaggaggaggtggtggaggaggtgaggggaggtgCAGGGGGCTTAAAGCTTTTAGTGCCAGACACAACAGAGTCCTCTTCTTCAGCAGCGAGATAGATATGCACACAGAGTGTTTGTGCATACACACCACAagtacacagaaacacacatagaGAAGAATTGGAGAGGAGTTAGAGTGCAAACTGAAATATACAGGTAACATTGTAAAGTTAGTTTTTGACTGGAGGCCAATGTATCCTATTCTCTTCTCCATTCATTTATATTCAGCTGGCTGGCCAAGGCCACAGTGGAGTGAAGTGGAGAAGACAATAGCAGCAATGTGTTAGTTAGTGAGGGGAATAGGAGACATTGGAAGATTAGGTGTAGAGACTCTGGGGAAGTGAAAGGGGGGAATATCCTGTCTGAGCAGGATACAAGGGTTTAAGCAGAAGGCTGCAAAGCAAGCAAAGCAACAGAAAGATATTTATATTTTCTATTCCACCtaaataataaaaacaataatTATCTGTCCTTACCCGACAGAAAGACACACAGGTATGGTTATGGTACGGTAAAGTCTCCTGTGGCTCTCCTTCCAAATCTTGTTGACTAAACTAGCGGAAGTCTGGAGAACTTTAGTATTGGTTTTTGCATTACAATGGGAGCGCTGGCATTCAACGCTCACATTTGATTGGCTTTGAGTAGAAATGACATTTCCCCTCGGGAGAGGTATTTCGCTGTGTCTCGCTTTTCCTACTTCGTCAGACAACGTTTTAGTAAGCTATACAACGTTAGTTTTGAATCTAGGTTGCAAGTCTGAACATTTTTCAGAAACACAACTTCTGTTTGGAGCACCATCCACGCTAAATATTTAATTGGTTTGATAAGTGGAAAACATAACACTAGTTTATATCTTGACTCCACCACATTCCACCCTTTTTTTATCATCTTCATAAAGGGAAATTCCCAAGGATTTCTAACATAACTTCTGAGGCTATAGAAGCATTAACGCTCTTCCCTGTCTGTCCCTACCCGAGAGACATGTACTGTTATGTAGAAGAAACAATGAGCTATATAGTCTGGCTGGGCTACCAATGAGAAAGCAGTATTGTTTTGCGGAACAGAAAACCACAACCCCTCTTTAGCCCTCTCACCACCTGATCCAGACCCTACTGACCTCTGGGTTCTGTAGGGgctgtggtggtagtggtggtgttgggGTAGGAGGCGGTGGAGGAGTCTCCCATGGAGGTGTCAGCTATCCTCTGGCCAGCACACATTGCCTTCAGGGTCTGGAACACAGCCAGTGGAGCCACATTCATCTTCAACAGGTCCACAATGATCCTACAGGAGAGGACAAGTATTAAACTAAGAATACAGTGTacacgctctctctcacacacacacacaaaatcagtcAGTGTACTGGCCTGATCAATGCATTAGTCCGAGTCTAAGTCTGTCGTATAAGATGGGTTAAAAATACCAGCTTAGAATAACACAGGGGATTGTGTGTTCAGATCAGAGGAAAAGGAGAGGATTGATGAGTAAAGGAAGCCAagttagactattgagatgcccCCTCTCAGACGTACTTGAAGACCTCCTGGTCCATGGCGATGCCTGCGGCCTGCGTCAACTCAAATAGCTCACTCTCCTCGGCGTTGaggatcttcttcttcttcatggcATACTTGGTGACGTTGCCGCTGACCGTCACGCCCATGGCAGGGGAGTCTGGGGCCGTGGGGAGGGGCCCGGGGGCGGACTGCTGCTGAGAGTGAGACATGACGGGTCACTTCAGTCACCTGGGGgccaagagagagggaggagatcagTATGAAGGCATCTTACAACAAAAATGtcatgcattttctccattgtttacatttttttaatgagtCCACTAATTGGTGGTATGTACGTCTCTAGTACCATACAACATTTCAATGTAATTTTAGCAACTTCGTCAGCTAGCTAGCAATCTATGTTCGTTTGGCAAGAATTGTGAATGTGGCTACGAAACGTAGCTAACTTCGCTATCTAACTAACTTAGCCCTCCCTATACGGCGCCGTGCTTCCACTCGTGGGAATGCGCGGCGTCCGCCTGCCAATACCTCAACTCTAATAACATTATTGCACATGAAAAGCTTCTTACCTCAGCACTAAGTGGGGGTAGAGGTTATTGACTTAGTGTGGTACTTATTTAGGGGGAATGATCAGGCTGTTTGCCCTGACGGTTGTCATTCGTGTTGTTCAAAACATAGGCGCGGAATAATTACGTcacagttttaaaaaaaaaggaaAGTGCGTAAGTGTTGCAGAAAAACGCAAGAGGGCGTTAAAATCTAAAAACCTCAGAACCGACGCGAACAGCTAACGGACTCTTCCATGTCCATATAAGGGGTCATGGATAGTCGCCAGTTTCATTGTAGCTtacattttttgtatatatatatatatatatataactgaaACGTATTTCCTAATTCTTATAGATCCAACACAAAATAAGCACCAAAGTTACATTTTATAGTTCTATTTTGTCAAATTAAATTTGTGGCCTACAGATATTCGGCATATGCATTTTCGAATCCACTCTAACTGTGTAAATGGTTTAGTCCTAGGTCTAGGATGGCCGCTGCTGTGGGTGTAAACAAGCAGGGGACCGCAGCAACGATGGATGTCTGTGTTCGGCACGTCAGGGGGGCCACAAGCAGCACCGTGAAGGTTGGTTGAATACTTGCACGTCTAAATAAGCATATAAACAACGTTTGAAGGCGATACGCCGTTTGCTCAAATTACCGACCAGGGCGCTCGGATCGGGGGAACTCTCAATTCTGCTGTTTTGCGGCCGGGCCGTAAACCCATTGTCAAACGATCGGcctgaatttgtgtgtgtgtctgcgtagaCAATAGACATGCAATCCACAAGATTACAGACAGAATCACCATCTGGGTTAAGTGCCATGATCACAGCTTTTTGTATCAACCATGCTACTGCATCAGCTAACTCCACCTCTCATTAACAGCATAGCATGCTAACGTTAAGGCGCTAATCCGCTAGCTATAGCTGATACACAGTCTAACATTTGTTAACTTGCTACTTCTTTGTGTAGAACATTGTGTGCCATCTGAAAAGTCACTAGCTGTGTGCAGTTGATTCAGGAATCACCCTCAAAACAAATGTAACACCTTCATACAATTGTGCGGTTTTGCATGACAACTTCAATGAAATGGAGATTTCGCAGGCAGGCTAGTGTTGTCGCACTAGCTAGCTACGCACTTTAATAACAAACCACCATGTGTAGTTCGCTGTGTGACTTTTCGTCAACACTACACTAACCAAATGAGTTCCA contains:
- the mzt2b gene encoding mitotic-spindle organizing protein 2 isoform X1, with protein sequence MSHSQQQSAPGPLPTAPDSPAMGVTVSGNVTKYAMKKKKILNAEESELFELTQAAGIAMDQEVFKIIVDLLKMNVAPLAVFQTLKAMCAGQRIADTSMGDSSTASYPNTTTTTTAPTEPREEDSVVSGTKSFKPPAPPLTSSTTSSSAGPRPTRVNSKMVYDTSSPHSQVRSKTGAGHGEKSREGSSQRVPRQPSATRGQKTTKSSGSSSSSSQVTPTTTN
- the mzt2b gene encoding mitotic-spindle organizing protein 2 isoform X2, coding for MSHSQQQSAPGPLPTAPDSPAMGVTVSGNVTKYAMKKKKILNAEESELFELTQAAGIAMDQEVFKIIVDLLKMNVAPLAVFQTLKAMCAGQRIADTSMGDSSTASYPNTTTTTTAPTEPRVRSKTGAGHGEKSREGSSQRVPRQPSATRGQKTTKSSGSSSSSSQVTPTTTN